In one Triplophysa dalaica isolate WHDGS20190420 chromosome 9, ASM1584641v1, whole genome shotgun sequence genomic region, the following are encoded:
- the LOC130428675 gene encoding putative nuclease HARBI1 translates to MAGVVHRHHHFARRGYHQRVYVERIKPLEQYTTEELYVRFRFGKADIEYLVNLLRPKLQHRTQRSHGLSVEDQILIALRFYACGTFYQVVGNYMGVVKSAVCDVVRDVSIASLVNEFVSFPKDNQIAQAKRRFFLLGNMPNTIGAIDCTHVHIQAPRENEWEFINRKGRHSINVQLVCDADLIITNCVVKWPGSVHDARILRESTLYRDLQTNRPDGIILGDSAYPLLPWLMTPFLTANTPAQARFNTAHCRARCAIERLNGVLKRNHRKHAT, encoded by the coding sequence ATGGCAGGTGTTGTCCACCGCCACCACCACTTTGCCAGGAGAGGATACCATCAAAGGGTGTATGTTGAACGTATCAAGCCACTGGAGCAATACACCACTGAGGAGCTGTATGTCCGGTTTCGCTTTGGGAAGGCTGATATAGAGTACCTTGTGAATCTTCTCAGGCCAAAACTTCAACACAGAACCCAAAGGAGTCACGGTCTGTCTGTGGAAGACCAGATCCTCATTGCTCTCCGATTTTATGCATGTGGGACTTTTTATCAAGTTGTTGGTAACTATATGGGAGTGGTGAAATCAGCTGTGTGTGATGTGGTGAGAGATGTGTCAATCGCCAGCCTGGTCAAtgaatttgtttcttttccaaAGGACAACCAGATTGCCCAGGCCAAGCGCAGGTTTTTTCTTTTGGGGAATATGCCCAATACTATTGGAGCAATTGACTGCACACATGTGCATATACAAGCACCTCGTGAGAATGAATGGGAGTTTATAAACAGAAAGGGGAGGCACAGCATCAATGTCCAGCTTGTGTGTGATGCTGACCTCATCATCACCAACTGCGTTGTAAAGTGGCCTGGGTCTGTCCATGATGCACGCATCCTGAGGGAGAGCACTCTATATAGAGACCTCCAAACCAACCGACCAGATGGCATAATATTAGGAGACAGTGCCTACCCACTCCTACCATGGCTGATGACTCCTTTTCTAACAGCAAATACACCGGCGCAGGCACGCTTCAACACTGCTCATTGCAGAGCAAGATGTgcaattgagcgtttaaatggagttctTAAGAGGAACCACagaaagcatgcaacataa